The following coding sequences lie in one Kribbella sp. NBC_00709 genomic window:
- a CDS encoding metallophosphoesterase — MYVIAHLSDPHLDGSDEARSRLRKITSYVRASSVAVVLVSGDLADHGLQTEYAELADELTFDVPVLVLPGNHDVTAPLRTGLASFVDSSGDGHPVHQVRDIGIARFVLVDSTVPGADHGLLSDESLAWLDGVLREPFDGPVFVAMHHPPLELHHPVMDQWKLEGQAALAEVLTGKPVTAILTGHVHNAIVTSFAGHPVLGAPGIRSTVPLPFEPPTDDSTVVDPSAHPGLALHIHTPDEPLQTVYRYPR, encoded by the coding sequence ATGTACGTGATCGCACACCTCAGTGACCCGCATCTCGACGGCTCCGACGAGGCGCGGTCGCGGCTGCGGAAGATCACGTCGTACGTCCGAGCCTCGTCAGTGGCCGTCGTGCTGGTCAGCGGGGACCTCGCCGACCATGGGCTGCAGACGGAGTACGCCGAGCTCGCCGATGAGCTGACGTTCGACGTGCCTGTGCTGGTCCTGCCCGGCAACCACGATGTCACCGCGCCGCTGCGGACTGGGCTCGCGTCGTTCGTCGATTCGTCGGGCGACGGTCATCCGGTGCATCAGGTGCGCGATATCGGGATCGCTCGTTTCGTGCTCGTCGACAGTACGGTGCCCGGTGCGGACCACGGGCTGTTGTCCGACGAGTCGCTCGCCTGGCTGGACGGCGTACTGCGGGAGCCGTTCGACGGACCGGTCTTCGTGGCGATGCACCATCCACCGCTGGAGCTGCATCACCCGGTGATGGACCAGTGGAAGCTGGAAGGGCAGGCGGCGTTGGCCGAGGTCCTGACCGGCAAGCCCGTCACGGCCATCCTCACCGGCCACGTGCACAACGCGATCGTCACGTCGTTCGCCGGCCATCCGGTGCTGGGTGCGCCTGGGATCCGTTCGACCGTCCCACTCCCCTTCGAGCCTCCGACCGACGACAGCACCGTCGTCGACCCCTCCGCTCACCCCGGCCTCGCCCTGCACATCCACACCCCGGACGAGCCCCTCCAAACCGTCTACAGGTACCCACGATGA
- a CDS encoding energy-coupling factor ABC transporter permease: MHVPDGFFDAPTSVATGLIAAGAVGFSLQRANRELRETGPALAGLTAAFVFAVQMVNFPVGAGTSGHLLGGALAAALVGPWTAVLVMSTVLLVQGLLFADGGLTALGTNITLMGLITVLVGYLVTRALLKLMPRRVGSVVPAATVGALVSVPIAALAFTGLYAIGGAVDIPLGKLATAMVGWHILVGIGEAVITAAVLSAVVATRPDLVYAARHLQQDLVLVDADGNTSTVSPDRPIGPKPAGRTLGIGIAVTLVVAGGLSLFASAHPDGLEFVGAKLGFDGAAKDSAVAGSPLADYGVHGIGNAQVSGALAGIIGVLVTIVVGLAIAKLASLRAGKAS, encoded by the coding sequence GTGCATGTTCCTGATGGGTTCTTCGACGCGCCGACCTCCGTCGCCACCGGCCTGATCGCGGCCGGGGCGGTCGGCTTCAGCCTGCAGCGGGCGAACCGCGAGCTCCGCGAGACCGGGCCGGCGCTGGCCGGTCTCACCGCGGCGTTCGTGTTCGCCGTGCAGATGGTGAACTTCCCGGTCGGCGCCGGGACGAGCGGTCACCTGCTCGGTGGTGCGCTCGCGGCCGCGCTGGTCGGGCCGTGGACCGCTGTACTGGTGATGTCCACGGTGCTGCTCGTCCAGGGGCTGTTGTTCGCCGACGGTGGTCTGACCGCGCTGGGCACGAACATCACGTTGATGGGGCTGATCACGGTCCTGGTCGGGTACCTCGTCACGCGCGCGCTGCTGAAGCTGATGCCGCGGCGCGTGGGCAGCGTCGTACCGGCGGCAACGGTCGGCGCGCTGGTCTCGGTGCCGATCGCGGCGCTCGCGTTCACCGGACTGTATGCGATCGGCGGCGCGGTCGACATCCCGCTCGGCAAGCTCGCGACGGCCATGGTCGGTTGGCACATCCTGGTCGGGATCGGTGAGGCGGTGATCACCGCGGCCGTGCTGAGCGCGGTGGTCGCGACCCGCCCCGACCTCGTGTACGCCGCTCGGCACCTGCAGCAGGACCTCGTCCTGGTCGATGCCGACGGCAACACTTCGACAGTGTCGCCGGACCGGCCGATCGGACCGAAGCCGGCCGGGCGGACGCTCGGGATCGGTATCGCGGTCACGCTCGTCGTCGCCGGCGGGCTGAGCCTGTTCGCGAGCGCGCATCCGGACGGGCTGGAGTTCGTGGGGGCCAAGCTCGGATTCGACGGCGCCGCCAAGGATTCGGCTGTCGCGGGCAGCCCGCTGGCTGACTACGGCGTCCACGGGATCGGCAACGCGCAGGTCTCGGGCGCGCTGGCGGGCATCATCGGCGTACTGGTGACGATCGTGGTCGGCCTGGCAATCGCGAAGCTCGCGTCGCTGCGCGCCGGCAAGGCATCGTGA
- a CDS encoding dihydrolipoyl dehydrogenase family protein — MAEQVDVVVVGLGVGGEEAAGRLAQAGLRVVGVESRLVGGECPYYGCVPSKMMIRAANLIAETRRVDGMAGTATVQPDWAPVAKRIREEATDTWNDQVAVDRLVNKGATVIKDRGTITGPSTVQVGDREFEATRGIVIATGTVPSVPPIDGLAGTPYWTNREAIEVETLPASLLVLGGGAIGMELAQVFARFGVQVTVIEGAPEVLSMEEPESGVLAREALERDGVAFKVGAHAQQVGYAGDTFTVTLEDGSSASGEKLLVATGRRVATADLGLDKVGLDPAARRIEVDEHVRAGDRVWAIGDVTGVGAFTHNAMYQADIAVRDILQEPDAPTASYHAMPRVTFTDPEIGAVGMTEQQARDAGLNVRTGSTPIPASTRGWIHKAGNEGFIKVVMDADRGVLVGATSAGPTGGEVLSALAVAVHASVPVHSLRQMIYAYPTFHRAIGETLKEL, encoded by the coding sequence ATGGCTGAACAGGTTGATGTCGTGGTGGTGGGGCTCGGGGTCGGCGGCGAAGAGGCAGCCGGGCGATTGGCGCAGGCGGGCTTGCGAGTGGTCGGTGTCGAGTCCCGGCTGGTCGGCGGCGAATGCCCGTACTACGGGTGCGTCCCGAGCAAGATGATGATCCGGGCAGCGAACCTGATAGCCGAGACCCGCCGTGTCGACGGCATGGCCGGTACGGCGACCGTGCAGCCGGACTGGGCTCCGGTCGCCAAGCGCATCCGCGAGGAGGCGACCGACACCTGGAACGACCAGGTCGCGGTCGACCGCCTGGTGAACAAGGGCGCCACCGTGATCAAGGACCGCGGGACGATCACCGGACCGAGCACGGTCCAGGTCGGCGACCGCGAGTTCGAGGCGACCCGCGGCATCGTGATCGCCACCGGTACGGTCCCGTCCGTCCCACCGATCGACGGCCTCGCCGGTACGCCGTACTGGACGAACCGCGAGGCGATCGAGGTCGAGACGCTGCCCGCGTCGCTGCTCGTCCTCGGTGGCGGCGCGATCGGGATGGAGCTCGCCCAGGTGTTCGCCCGCTTCGGGGTTCAGGTGACCGTGATCGAGGGCGCGCCCGAGGTGCTGTCGATGGAGGAGCCCGAGTCCGGGGTGCTGGCTCGCGAAGCGCTCGAGCGCGACGGCGTGGCGTTCAAGGTCGGCGCGCACGCCCAGCAGGTCGGGTACGCCGGGGACACGTTCACCGTGACGCTCGAGGACGGATCGTCGGCCAGCGGCGAGAAGTTGCTGGTGGCAACGGGTCGGCGGGTGGCGACGGCGGACCTCGGGCTGGACAAGGTCGGGCTGGACCCGGCCGCTCGCCGGATCGAGGTCGACGAGCACGTCCGCGCCGGCGACAGGGTGTGGGCGATCGGTGATGTGACCGGCGTCGGCGCCTTCACGCACAACGCGATGTACCAGGCCGACATCGCGGTCCGCGACATCCTGCAGGAGCCGGACGCACCGACCGCGAGCTACCACGCGATGCCGAGGGTCACGTTCACCGATCCGGAGATCGGCGCGGTCGGGATGACCGAGCAGCAGGCCCGGGATGCCGGGCTGAACGTGCGGACCGGGTCGACCCCGATCCCGGCGTCGACGCGGGGCTGGATCCACAAGGCGGGCAACGAGGGCTTCATCAAGGTCGTGATGGACGCCGATCGGGGCGTGCTGGTCGGTGCCACCAGTGCCGGGCCGACCGGTGGCGAGGTGCTCAGCGCGCTGGCGGTCGCGGTGCACGCCTCCGTACCCGTTCACTCGCTGCGACAGATGATCTACGCATACCCGACCTTCCACCGTGCGATCGGCGAGACCTTGAAGGAATTGTGA
- a CDS encoding metallophosphoesterase: MYVIAHLSDPHLDGSDEARDRLRKITSYLREFRRPVDVVLVSGDLADHGQESEYAELAAELKLDVPVLVLPGNHDVSAPLRAGLSSFVDSAGEGHPVHQVHDVGGARFVLLDTSVPGEDHGLLSAESLAWLDGVLAEPVDGLLFVAFHHPPFELNHPVLDQWLLRSGPELEAVLRGKPITALLAGHVHNGLATTWAGLPFLVAPGVRSTPPLPFEPPAPGGGLVDGTTAHPGLALHIATPGAPLQTLFRHPA; this comes from the coding sequence ATGTATGTGATCGCGCATCTCAGTGACCCCCATCTCGACGGCTCCGACGAAGCCCGCGACAGGCTGCGAAAGATCACGTCGTACCTGCGTGAGTTCCGGCGCCCGGTCGACGTCGTGCTGGTCAGCGGCGACCTCGCGGATCACGGCCAGGAGTCCGAGTACGCCGAGCTCGCCGCGGAGCTGAAGCTGGACGTGCCGGTGCTGGTGCTGCCGGGCAACCACGACGTCAGCGCGCCCCTACGCGCCGGCCTGTCCTCGTTCGTCGACTCGGCCGGCGAGGGACATCCGGTGCACCAGGTGCACGACGTCGGCGGCGCGCGCTTCGTCCTGCTCGACACCTCGGTCCCTGGTGAGGACCACGGACTGCTGTCGGCCGAGTCCCTCGCCTGGCTCGACGGCGTACTGGCCGAGCCGGTCGACGGGCTGCTGTTCGTCGCGTTCCATCACCCGCCCTTCGAGCTGAACCACCCCGTCCTCGACCAGTGGCTGCTCCGCTCCGGGCCGGAGCTCGAGGCCGTTCTCAGAGGCAAGCCGATCACCGCCCTGCTCGCCGGGCATGTGCACAACGGCCTCGCGACGACCTGGGCCGGACTGCCGTTCCTGGTAGCCCCAGGTGTCCGCTCGACCCCGCCGCTCCCCTTCGAGCCGCCGGCTCCTGGCGGCGGCCTCGTCGACGGCACCACCGCCCACCCGGGCCTGGCCCTGCACATCGCCACCCCCGGCGCACCGCTCCAAACCCTGTTCCGGCACCCAGCCTGA
- a CDS encoding PstS family phosphate ABC transporter substrate-binding protein translates to MFDFSGFGSINLETVIALVTLIGTAIVWLLDRYVWRRKRLVYRVQVDAQIGVHPRQNRAKEMVDIEVVHQGKAVHDPSIVLLRVDNTGTDIEAKDMQGAVKFTFPGRRIVRMKVVESHPPDIGELLEADMPASGYVDTDAITVPKLAINRGDHFKFLLVLSGKGKDVTHSGYLAGGANGGVYHEPRPRGPGRRTLIFGATTLVLVGALVAFFLVDVLQPPRNCASGELRVIGSSAVEPTMAELRSAYVAECSNADITIAANGSRSGVTDLSGLGAKDAGAASKVIAMSDGPAVDAPGLSGEAVAVVVFAVVVNRAADISALTTTQLRDIYTGKVTNWEQLGGRNVPIRMVSRVGPASGSRLVFREKVLGGDQELGITSDDCRRDDDAATTKYHRCEVGTTEELLTRVNEIDGAIGYAELGSARKYPQLSPVTIDGVVPDTSKVADRSYTFWEVEHAYTYKAPAAKSLTAAFLDYLRSTQARPVLERGDLVPCGDLPTGFCG, encoded by the coding sequence TTGTTCGATTTCTCCGGTTTCGGCAGCATCAACCTCGAAACTGTCATCGCCCTCGTCACGCTGATCGGCACCGCGATCGTGTGGCTGCTCGACCGGTACGTGTGGCGCCGCAAACGGCTCGTCTACCGGGTCCAGGTGGACGCACAGATCGGGGTGCATCCCCGGCAGAACCGCGCCAAGGAAATGGTCGACATCGAGGTCGTCCACCAGGGCAAGGCGGTCCACGACCCGAGCATCGTGCTGCTGCGGGTGGACAACACCGGCACCGACATCGAGGCGAAGGACATGCAGGGCGCGGTGAAGTTCACCTTCCCGGGCCGCAGGATCGTCCGGATGAAGGTGGTCGAGTCGCACCCGCCGGACATCGGCGAGCTGCTCGAGGCCGACATGCCCGCCTCCGGGTACGTCGACACCGACGCGATCACGGTGCCGAAGCTCGCGATCAACCGTGGCGACCACTTCAAGTTCCTGCTCGTGCTGTCGGGGAAGGGCAAGGACGTCACGCACTCCGGCTACCTGGCCGGCGGGGCCAACGGTGGCGTGTACCACGAACCACGGCCGCGCGGCCCGGGTCGCCGTACCCTGATCTTCGGCGCGACGACGCTGGTGCTGGTCGGTGCGCTGGTCGCGTTCTTCCTCGTCGACGTCCTGCAGCCGCCGCGCAACTGCGCGTCGGGTGAGCTGCGGGTGATCGGATCCAGCGCGGTCGAGCCGACGATGGCCGAGTTGCGCAGCGCGTACGTCGCCGAGTGCTCGAACGCGGACATCACGATCGCCGCCAACGGCAGCCGCAGCGGCGTCACCGACCTCAGCGGCCTCGGCGCCAAGGACGCGGGCGCGGCGAGCAAGGTGATCGCGATGTCCGACGGGCCCGCCGTGGACGCACCGGGTCTCAGCGGCGAAGCGGTCGCTGTCGTCGTGTTCGCTGTCGTCGTCAACCGGGCGGCGGATATCTCCGCGCTGACCACGACCCAACTGCGCGACATCTACACCGGGAAGGTCACCAACTGGGAGCAACTCGGCGGGCGGAACGTGCCGATCCGGATGGTCAGCCGGGTCGGGCCCGCCTCCGGCTCGCGGCTGGTGTTCCGCGAGAAGGTGCTCGGCGGCGATCAGGAACTGGGGATCACCTCGGACGACTGCCGGCGCGACGACGACGCCGCGACCACGAAGTACCACCGCTGTGAGGTCGGTACGACGGAGGAGCTGCTGACGCGGGTGAACGAGATCGACGGCGCGATCGGGTACGCCGAGCTCGGCAGCGCACGGAAGTACCCGCAGCTCTCGCCCGTGACCATCGACGGGGTCGTCCCGGACACCTCCAAGGTGGCCGACCGCTCGTACACGTTCTGGGAAGTCGAGCACGCCTACACCTACAAGGCACCGGCCGCGAAGTCGCTGACGGCGGCGTTCCTCGACTACCTGCGCTCCACCCAGGCGCGGCCCGTGCTCGAGCGCGGTGACCTGGTTCCGTGCGGCGATCTGCCGACGGGGTTCTGTGGATGA
- the tsaA gene encoding tRNA (N6-threonylcarbamoyladenosine(37)-N6)-methyltransferase TrmO, with product MTVDEPPTPAIETFVLHPVARVESSLRERADAPRQGDEGAPDAWVVFDESVRAALADVKAGDELILITWFDRADRGVQSVHPRSDPTRPPTGVFSTRSPDRPNPLGLHRVTVLAVDDLRVHVNNLEALDGTPIIDVKPVIGDISDR from the coding sequence ATGACCGTTGACGAGCCTCCGACCCCGGCGATCGAGACCTTCGTGCTGCACCCGGTCGCCCGCGTCGAGTCCAGCCTGCGCGAGCGCGCCGACGCTCCTCGCCAGGGTGACGAAGGCGCTCCGGACGCCTGGGTCGTCTTCGACGAGTCGGTCCGCGCCGCGCTCGCCGACGTCAAGGCCGGCGACGAGCTCATCCTCATCACGTGGTTCGACCGGGCTGACCGCGGCGTACAGAGCGTTCACCCCCGCAGCGACCCGACCCGGCCACCGACCGGCGTCTTCAGCACCCGCTCCCCCGACCGCCCGAACCCCCTCGGCCTGCACCGGGTCACCGTCCTTGCCGTCGACGACCTCCGGGTCCACGTCAACAACCTCGAAGCCCTCGACGGCACCCCGATCATCGACGTCAAGCCGGTCATCGGCGACATCTCTGACCGCTGA